AGCTTCAGGTGGAATTTTCCCATTGGTGGCTATGACGTTACTGCCTGCATCAATTAAATGGCCAGGAACGATTTTGGCTGTTACCTTGTCAGTCGCTTTAACCGGGTTCTTAAGTGCTAAGTTAGGCGATGGTTTAGTTAAAACGGCTATTGTTAGAAATGTAATTGTTGGTTTGATAACTATGGCAATTCACTATTCCGTTGGTTTAATGTTATAAAATAAAGTACCCTAATTGAAAATAGCGTCTATTCAGAATTCACAGTGTTGTGAATTTCAAATAGACGCTATTTTATTTTGTCTTCAACATGAGATCTAATGATTTTTGTAATTCAGCTAACTGTTTCTCGCTAGTGCAATTAGAATTACGGCGAATATTTTGTGCCATAACTAATTTCATAGCTTTATCGACGCTAGATTTGACGGCAGAAAGCTGCATTAGGACTTCGTTACAAGGCTTTCCTTCGTCCATCATTCTAAGAACGGCATCGAGTTGACCACGGGAACGTTTTAAACGACTAGTGATTTTTTTACTAGCATCGTCTTCGGGCGTTGTTTGTACCATAATATACCTCCCAAATTAAATTCTTTTGATAATTATACCCATGCGGGTAACGGGTGGCAAATATTTCTTCTTATGGGTGCTGTAATAGTGATAAAACAAAATGGTTGATTATTTTTACCCCTGGGGGTATATTGATTTATATAGAAATAGGGAAGGAGATTGAATGATGGCTAATATTACAGAATTATCGGATAAAACATTCAATGACGAGACTAGTAAGGGACTAGTTATCACAGATTTTAATGCAGACTGGTGTCCCCCATGTAAGATGATGAATCCAATTCTCGAGAAATTATCTTCAACTGATGAATTAGGCGACAAAATCAAGTTTACATCAATGAATGTTGATCATAATCCTGATACACCAAATAACTTTGGTATCCAAGGAATTCCTACGTTTATCGTCAAAAAAGATGGTAACGTTGTTGGACGCATGGTCGGTTATCAACCAGAAGAGAAATTCCGGATGGAATTAGAGAAGTTTATGTAAGAATTGCTTTAATTTAACGGTTCCTT
This sequence is a window from Companilactobacillus alimentarius DSM 20249. Protein-coding genes within it:
- a CDS encoding metal-sensing transcriptional repressor gives rise to the protein MVQTTPEDDASKKITSRLKRSRGQLDAVLRMMDEGKPCNEVLMQLSAVKSSVDKAMKLVMAQNIRRNSNCTSEKQLAELQKSLDLMLKTK
- a CDS encoding thioredoxin family protein, with product MANITELSDKTFNDETSKGLVITDFNADWCPPCKMMNPILEKLSSTDELGDKIKFTSMNVDHNPDTPNNFGIQGIPTFIVKKDGNVVGRMVGYQPEEKFRMELEKFM